In Hamadaea flava, a genomic segment contains:
- a CDS encoding TIGR04282 family arsenosugar biosynthesis glycosyltransferase: protein MRAQVLVLAKEPVPGRVKTRLCPPCTPEQAAALAYAAIEDTLDAVDGSSARRRTLVADGVLRPRTRWRLVPQSAGDLDVRLAHAFSRTAAPATATLLIGMDTPQATPALLDEAAKAVEDADAALGLAEDGGWWALTLRDPAHAELLRGIPTSRPDTGERTLRRLRATGLSVVDLPVLRDVDTAADAVEVAQQCPDGRFAAAVAKCLG from the coding sequence ATGAGGGCGCAGGTGCTCGTACTGGCCAAGGAGCCGGTGCCGGGCCGGGTGAAGACCCGCCTCTGCCCGCCGTGCACGCCCGAACAGGCGGCGGCGTTGGCGTACGCGGCGATCGAGGACACGCTCGACGCCGTCGACGGCAGCTCGGCACGCCGACGGACGCTGGTCGCCGACGGAGTCCTGCGACCGCGTACGAGGTGGCGTCTCGTCCCGCAGAGCGCCGGTGACCTCGACGTACGCCTCGCGCACGCGTTCTCGCGTACCGCCGCGCCGGCAACGGCGACGCTGCTGATCGGCATGGACACGCCGCAGGCGACGCCGGCCCTGCTGGACGAGGCGGCGAAGGCGGTCGAGGACGCGGACGCCGCGCTCGGGCTGGCCGAGGACGGCGGCTGGTGGGCGCTGACTCTGCGCGATCCGGCCCACGCCGAGCTGCTGCGGGGCATCCCGACCTCTCGGCCGGACACCGGCGAGCGGACGCTGCGGCGGCTGCGGGCCACCGGGCTGAGCGTCGTCGACCTGCCTGTGCTGCGCGACGTCGACACCGCCGCCGACGCCGTGGAGGTCGCCCAGCAGTGTCCGGACGGCCGCTTCGCCGCCGCCGTAGCGAAGTGCCTCGGATGA
- a CDS encoding class I SAM-dependent methyltransferase, translating into MITALALYGGALRRDTRLHVLDLAGRSLRHLDTGAWHRLRPGDRGVLDRCGGPTLDVGCGPGRLAAALGATGIAALGIDVSPTAVRLARRRGATAVHADVFGPVPGAGTWRHALLIDGNIGIGGDPARLLRRCAELVGSTGTVLVETDPPGTACWSGPVVLHDGDRESTPFPWALVAADRLGGPAAEAGLRVYETWHETGHEEGRWFTCLGR; encoded by the coding sequence ATGATCACCGCCCTCGCCCTCTACGGTGGAGCGCTGCGGCGCGACACCCGGTTGCACGTGCTCGACCTGGCCGGGCGTTCGCTGCGGCACCTCGACACCGGCGCGTGGCACCGGCTGCGTCCCGGTGACCGCGGTGTCCTCGACCGGTGCGGCGGTCCGACGCTGGACGTCGGCTGCGGACCGGGCCGGCTGGCCGCCGCCCTCGGCGCGACCGGGATCGCCGCGCTCGGCATCGACGTCAGCCCGACCGCCGTACGCCTAGCCCGCCGCCGCGGCGCGACCGCCGTGCACGCCGACGTCTTCGGCCCCGTCCCCGGGGCGGGAACCTGGCGGCACGCGCTGCTCATCGACGGCAACATCGGCATCGGTGGCGACCCGGCACGGCTGCTGCGCCGGTGCGCCGAACTGGTCGGCTCGACCGGTACGGTGCTGGTGGAGACCGATCCGCCCGGGACCGCCTGCTGGTCCGGCCCGGTCGTGCTGCACGACGGCGACCGCGAGAGCACGCCGTTCCCGTGGGCCCTGGTCGCGGCGGACCGGCTCGGCGGGCCGGCGGCCGAAGCGGGCCTGCGCGTTTACGAGACCTGGCATGAGACCGGGCACGAGGAGGGTCGATGGTTCACCTGCCTCGGGCGGTGA
- a CDS encoding molybdopterin-dependent oxidoreductase, protein MVHLPRAVSRLRSPRLTSQLGLMLGVAFAICLLTGYLSHAIQHPPGWFFWPPRPVGLYRVTQGLHVATGIAIVPLLGAKIWSVYPKLFRWPPARDVAHGLERLSLALLVAAAGFQVLTGLLNIARWYAPMGFFFTVAHFWTAWIAAGAIAIHIGVKLPVIRRALTAKVRPAPADDGWTRRGFLATVGAAIGVVTVATVGQTVRPLAGISVLAPRDPRVGVQGVPVNGSAAAAGVRDRALHSAYQLEVIGPSGTKRLSLADLTALPQRAASLPITCVEGWSADAVWTGVRLRDLVALVGGGPDDTVTVESLQENGPYRLSTVEPPHARDPLTLVALRLHGEPLDLDHGYPCRLIAPNRPGVLQTKWLARITVGVA, encoded by the coding sequence ATGGTTCACCTGCCTCGGGCGGTGAGCCGCCTGCGGTCGCCCCGGCTGACCAGCCAGCTCGGCCTGATGCTCGGCGTCGCGTTCGCGATCTGCCTGCTCACCGGGTATCTCAGCCATGCGATCCAGCACCCGCCCGGCTGGTTCTTCTGGCCGCCGCGGCCGGTCGGCCTCTACCGGGTCACCCAAGGCCTCCACGTCGCGACCGGCATCGCGATCGTCCCGCTGCTCGGCGCGAAGATCTGGTCGGTCTACCCCAAGCTCTTCCGCTGGCCACCCGCCCGCGACGTCGCGCACGGCCTCGAACGGCTGAGCCTCGCGTTGCTCGTGGCTGCGGCCGGCTTCCAGGTGCTCACCGGCCTGCTCAACATCGCCAGATGGTACGCGCCGATGGGGTTCTTCTTCACCGTCGCTCACTTCTGGACCGCCTGGATCGCCGCAGGCGCGATCGCAATCCACATCGGAGTGAAGCTGCCCGTGATCCGCCGCGCCCTGACGGCCAAGGTACGCCCGGCTCCGGCCGATGACGGGTGGACCCGGCGCGGTTTCCTCGCCACCGTCGGGGCGGCGATCGGCGTCGTCACCGTGGCCACGGTCGGCCAGACGGTACGCCCGCTGGCCGGGATCTCCGTGCTCGCGCCGCGCGATCCCCGGGTCGGAGTCCAGGGTGTGCCGGTCAACGGGTCCGCCGCGGCGGCCGGCGTACGCGACCGGGCGCTGCATTCGGCGTACCAGCTGGAAGTGATCGGCCCGAGCGGCACGAAGCGGTTGTCGCTCGCGGACCTGACGGCTCTGCCGCAGCGGGCCGCAAGCCTGCCGATCACCTGTGTGGAGGGCTGGAGCGCGGACGCCGTGTGGACCGGAGTGCGGCTGCGCGACCTGGTGGCGCTGGTCGGCGGGGGACCGGACGACACGGTGACGGTGGAGTCGTTACAGGAGAACGGCCCCTATCGGCTGTCAACTGTGGAGCCGCCGCACGCGCGCGATCCGCTGACGCTGGTGGCGTTGCGATTGCACGGCGAACCGCTGGATCTGGACCACGGCTACCCGTGCCGGCTGATCGCGCCGAACCGGCCCGGCGTCCTGCAGACCAAATGGCTCGCCCGGATCACGGTAGGCGTGGCATGA
- a CDS encoding carboxymuconolactone decarboxylase family protein — MEARLKSAASPDVMTAIQHLYKEIHSGGVDPRVLELVHLRASQINGCSPCVYAAVATAKKNGETDERLHNVVTWRETPFYSEPERAALALTEAATRIQDGAAGVTDEIWADAAAHFGDKQLSAIILNIALTNFFNRINRTIREQAGKTW; from the coding sequence ATGGAAGCACGGCTGAAGAGCGCGGCGAGTCCCGATGTGATGACCGCCATCCAGCACCTGTACAAGGAGATCCACTCCGGCGGCGTCGATCCGCGCGTACTGGAGCTGGTTCACCTGCGCGCGAGCCAGATCAACGGGTGCAGCCCGTGCGTGTACGCCGCCGTCGCGACGGCGAAGAAGAACGGGGAGACCGACGAGCGCCTGCACAACGTGGTCACCTGGCGCGAGACGCCGTTCTACTCCGAGCCGGAGCGGGCGGCGCTGGCGTTGACCGAGGCGGCCACCCGGATTCAGGACGGCGCGGCAGGAGTCACCGACGAGATCTGGGCTGACGCCGCCGCCCACTTCGGGGACAAGCAGCTCTCGGCGATCATCCTCAATATCGCGCTGACCAACTTCTTTAACCGGATCAACCGGACGATCCGGGAGCAGGCCGGCAAGACCTGGTAA
- a CDS encoding sigma-70 family RNA polymerase sigma factor, with amino-acid sequence MPDTSPADLVAAAFEAQRDRLHAVAYRMLGSHADADDVVQEAWLRLSRQDTDVIQNLAAWLTTVVGRISLDVLRSRQTRPEAAYDGLTDLVVTADDGGDPEEDAALADSVGLALLVVLESLGPSERLAFVLHDLFGVPFDEIAQILGKSTDAAKMMASRARRKVRANEPPSSAPPEQRAVVDAFLTAARNGDFAGLLRVLDPEVRLTIDAPGGEIVVLGATKVATGAQLGVGAGAASAGRSVLVDGRPGMLVWRANGSPMSLLAFTVVDGRIAAILAVTDPARLASLDLPEPL; translated from the coding sequence ATGCCCGACACCAGCCCGGCGGACCTTGTGGCCGCGGCCTTCGAAGCTCAGCGCGATCGACTGCACGCGGTGGCGTACCGCATGCTCGGGTCGCACGCGGACGCCGACGACGTGGTTCAGGAGGCCTGGCTGCGGCTCTCCCGCCAGGACACGGACGTCATCCAGAACCTCGCCGCCTGGTTGACCACCGTCGTCGGCCGGATCAGCCTCGACGTGCTGCGTTCGCGTCAGACCCGGCCGGAGGCCGCCTACGACGGGCTGACCGATCTCGTGGTGACCGCCGACGACGGCGGCGATCCGGAAGAGGACGCCGCACTGGCCGATTCGGTCGGGCTCGCGCTGCTCGTCGTCCTTGAATCGCTGGGACCGAGCGAGCGGCTGGCCTTCGTGCTGCACGACCTGTTCGGGGTGCCGTTCGACGAGATCGCCCAGATCCTCGGCAAGTCCACCGACGCCGCCAAGATGATGGCCAGCCGCGCCCGTCGGAAGGTACGGGCGAACGAGCCACCGTCGTCCGCGCCACCGGAGCAGCGTGCGGTCGTCGACGCGTTCCTGACGGCGGCCCGGAACGGGGACTTCGCGGGCCTGCTGCGCGTCCTGGATCCCGAGGTGAGACTGACCATCGACGCCCCGGGCGGCGAGATCGTCGTGCTCGGCGCGACGAAGGTCGCCACCGGCGCGCAGCTCGGCGTCGGAGCCGGCGCGGCCTCGGCGGGCCGTTCGGTGCTGGTCGACGGCCGCCCCGGAATGCTGGTCTGGCGGGCGAACGGCAGCCCGATGTCGCTGCTCGCGTTCACGGTCGTGGACGGTCGCATCGCGGCCATCCTCGCGGTCACCGACCCGGCCCGGCTCGCCTCCCTGGACCTCCCCGAGCCCCTGTGA